From Streptomyces sp. TLI_053, a single genomic window includes:
- a CDS encoding FG-GAP-like repeat-containing protein, whose protein sequence is MRATRAEASAQARLAGRRIEVGSARTEYTQVFANPSGTFTVEQAFQPQRVKVDGKWTAIDPTLRFAPDGSVRPVATPLGMSFSGGRPGQALAELDRAGRGLAFSWDVPLPVPTLAGPVATYANVLPDVDLVVTAHAEEFSEVLVVRTAEAARNPKLGQLTFTTKGTGVTVRTEGDGTLRAADSTGKEFFTGSQPLMWDSRAKAATKRSTAPGAAPEAVPDAAPEASPPPGAAPADAPLEARPMTATVSGAGDDTRLTITPEQSLLTAPDTVFPVVIDPTFPGRLQNWTTAYKPTPNTGYWNGAGFNEGDGNSWTSVARVGHETDTNGTARSFFELDTTNLWDANIIGSTFRLRATHSWSCTAKPITLYDTPKISPSTNWNNSAGWWGYPVSTAKTGAGGGADCPGGDVEWDTTGPARLAAGNHWYNWSLGLRANDESTAYSWTKFQASSAILSTEANYPPETPDWLSTDPGTSCDGSVVLGDAPAVRLRARGQDRDGGTVKLYFRLYPTGGPVRDAGMVAVSAGNVGTLDVPTRDLPTGEYTWDVVAFDDAAWSGWSPSCRFGIDRSRPSKPPVVTSTAYGPDPARTGPARGTGPFTFTANGVNDVARYEYWTEWDPDHRAVDAPCAGCDRGIDLRIPNPGPHTLSVRSKDRAGNYSDVTTYDFWARGSGTVDAPGDLDGDGKVDVLTTDPDGRLLFYPGTGTGLGTPARASRYTDTLPNNATAWKGNLLTSRGDWNGDGYADALVRRTDPTTGTVEMYLHPGLGDGRVCVDKECSGYQPMPVRDDTNRARIAAATDLLAVDNATGDDTGLGSGYPDLLVLSGGELWLYQGDGSGTLDAAGRSPVLLGSGWADTTLSTPGDLTGDGRPEVWARKGTTGSLTQYSLTTAGSTLVLGPGTAVGGTFRTAAQPLLGSGGDLTGDGKPDLWARGADKHLSLYPGTGTGPGGGFGAAVPLADSVSLWTDCQSFSGRSVCGPILDKYLALGGPTGPLRNPVTGTTVTPDGIGRYVHFRSGAADDGGGSAGSVYWSPDTGAHFVNGNIRNKWAELGWEQSYLGYPTTDELNIGGLDTSWISTFAGAPGMTPGAITFTGSAGTHEMHGAIYQRYLALGGHNVVGFPTTDETATPVKPGRYNHFVLPSGGTEPYLSIYWSPETGAHEVHGDIRAKWSRLGWENSYLGFPTSDEFTVAAGRRSSFTGGYIRWNGVAGGSTDYHGGDERPMARTNVAGDFNGDGRDDVATFVDYGTCAMGIWTFTTGPDGKPANPVERKSWPKDWWCYGSAKYLAGDFNGDGRDDLAALYGYGDGRVKIFTWFSRSDGSFDEQLGRDVPPGNWSWNAIKPVTGDFNGDHRDDIAFLYDFGNCDSGLFTLYGQTSGSFATELASYRSGAGNWCAVSSTLLAGDFDKDGRSDIGVMYDYGNGNARLLTFRARPDGGFNAASIAWTGAPNDWWPERAKYAAGDFNGDGYADIGAVYSYPDGRVRFFTFTGRPDGTVSGFTGGWDIPPGNWDWNALTLTGGKYDGDNRADLTFMYDYGDTRFSLAVVPGRPDGTFTGNLPGWETAAGLW, encoded by the coding sequence GTGAGAGCCACCCGCGCCGAGGCTTCGGCGCAGGCCCGGCTCGCCGGTCGCAGGATCGAGGTCGGCTCCGCCCGGACCGAGTACACCCAGGTGTTCGCGAACCCCTCGGGCACCTTCACCGTAGAACAGGCCTTCCAGCCGCAGCGGGTGAAGGTCGACGGCAAGTGGACCGCCATCGACCCGACGCTCCGGTTCGCCCCGGACGGAAGCGTTCGGCCCGTGGCCACACCGCTCGGCATGAGCTTCTCGGGCGGCAGGCCCGGACAGGCGCTCGCCGAGTTGGACCGGGCCGGGCGCGGCCTCGCGTTCTCCTGGGACGTCCCGCTCCCGGTCCCGACGCTCGCCGGCCCGGTGGCGACGTACGCGAACGTGCTCCCGGACGTCGACCTGGTCGTCACCGCGCACGCCGAGGAGTTCTCCGAGGTCCTGGTCGTCAGGACGGCGGAGGCGGCCCGGAACCCGAAGCTCGGGCAGCTGACGTTCACCACCAAGGGCACCGGAGTGACCGTCCGCACCGAGGGCGACGGCACGCTCCGGGCCGCGGACTCCACCGGCAAGGAGTTCTTCACCGGCTCCCAGCCGCTCATGTGGGACTCCCGGGCGAAGGCCGCGACGAAGCGCTCCACCGCGCCGGGAGCCGCGCCGGAGGCCGTGCCCGACGCCGCGCCGGAAGCCTCGCCGCCGCCCGGCGCTGCGCCCGCCGACGCGCCCCTGGAGGCCCGCCCGATGACGGCCACCGTCTCCGGCGCCGGCGACGACACCAGGCTCACGATCACCCCCGAGCAGTCGCTGCTCACCGCGCCGGACACGGTGTTCCCCGTGGTGATCGACCCGACCTTCCCCGGCCGGCTGCAAAACTGGACGACCGCGTACAAGCCCACGCCCAACACCGGGTACTGGAACGGCGCGGGCTTCAACGAGGGCGACGGCAACAGCTGGACCTCCGTTGCCCGGGTCGGCCACGAGACCGACACCAACGGCACCGCCCGCTCCTTCTTCGAACTGGACACCACGAACCTGTGGGACGCCAACATCATCGGATCGACGTTCCGCCTACGAGCCACCCACAGCTGGTCCTGCACCGCGAAGCCGATCACGCTCTACGACACGCCCAAGATCAGCCCGTCCACCAACTGGAACAACTCGGCCGGCTGGTGGGGCTATCCGGTCTCCACCGCGAAGACCGGAGCGGGCGGCGGCGCGGACTGCCCCGGCGGTGACGTCGAGTGGGACACCACCGGCCCGGCCCGGCTCGCCGCCGGCAACCACTGGTACAACTGGTCGCTCGGCCTGCGCGCGAACGACGAGAGCACCGCCTACTCGTGGACGAAGTTCCAGGCTTCCAGCGCGATCCTGTCCACGGAGGCGAACTACCCTCCGGAGACGCCGGACTGGCTGTCCACGGACCCGGGGACCAGCTGCGACGGCTCCGTCGTCCTCGGCGACGCCCCGGCGGTCCGGCTGCGCGCCCGCGGCCAGGACCGCGACGGCGGCACCGTCAAGCTGTACTTCCGGCTCTACCCGACGGGCGGCCCGGTCCGGGACGCCGGGATGGTGGCGGTCTCGGCCGGGAACGTCGGGACGCTCGACGTGCCGACCCGGGACCTGCCCACCGGCGAGTACACCTGGGACGTGGTGGCGTTCGACGACGCGGCATGGTCCGGGTGGTCCCCGTCGTGCCGCTTCGGCATCGACCGCTCCAGGCCCTCCAAACCACCGGTGGTGACCTCCACCGCCTACGGCCCCGACCCGGCCCGGACCGGGCCCGCCCGCGGCACCGGTCCGTTCACCTTCACCGCCAACGGGGTGAACGACGTCGCCCGGTACGAGTACTGGACGGAATGGGACCCCGACCACCGGGCGGTCGACGCCCCGTGCGCGGGCTGCGACCGCGGCATCGACCTCCGGATCCCCAACCCCGGACCGCACACCCTGTCCGTCCGCAGCAAGGACCGGGCGGGCAACTACTCGGACGTCACGACCTACGACTTCTGGGCCAGGGGCAGCGGCACGGTCGACGCACCGGGCGACCTCGACGGCGACGGAAAGGTGGACGTCCTCACGACGGACCCGGACGGCCGCCTCCTGTTCTACCCGGGCACCGGCACCGGCCTCGGCACACCCGCCCGCGCCTCCCGGTACACCGACACCCTCCCCAACAACGCCACCGCCTGGAAGGGCAACCTCCTCACCAGCCGCGGCGACTGGAACGGCGACGGCTACGCCGACGCCCTCGTGCGCCGCACCGATCCGACCACGGGCACGGTCGAGATGTACCTGCACCCCGGACTCGGCGACGGACGCGTCTGCGTGGACAAGGAGTGCTCCGGCTACCAGCCGATGCCCGTCCGCGACGACACCAACCGGGCCCGGATCGCGGCCGCCACGGACCTGCTCGCCGTCGACAACGCCACCGGCGACGACACCGGCCTCGGCTCCGGCTACCCGGACCTGCTCGTGCTCTCCGGCGGCGAACTGTGGCTCTACCAGGGCGACGGCTCGGGCACGTTGGACGCCGCGGGCCGGAGCCCGGTGCTGCTCGGCTCGGGCTGGGCCGACACCACCCTCAGCACACCCGGTGATCTGACCGGCGACGGCCGGCCCGAGGTGTGGGCACGGAAGGGGACCACGGGATCGCTCACCCAGTACTCGCTCACCACCGCGGGCAGCACCCTCGTGCTCGGCCCCGGCACCGCCGTCGGCGGTACTTTCCGGACCGCCGCTCAGCCGCTGCTGGGCAGCGGCGGCGACCTCACCGGCGACGGCAAACCGGACCTGTGGGCCCGCGGCGCCGACAAGCACCTGTCCCTGTACCCCGGGACCGGCACGGGCCCCGGCGGCGGATTCGGCGCCGCCGTGCCGCTCGCCGACAGCGTCAGCCTGTGGACCGACTGCCAGAGCTTCTCCGGACGGAGTGTCTGCGGACCGATCCTCGACAAGTACCTCGCCCTCGGCGGACCGACCGGGCCGCTTCGCAACCCTGTGACCGGCACCACCGTCACCCCCGACGGGATCGGCCGCTACGTACACTTCCGATCCGGCGCGGCCGACGACGGCGGCGGCTCGGCCGGCTCCGTCTACTGGTCGCCCGACACCGGCGCCCACTTCGTCAACGGCAACATCCGCAACAAGTGGGCCGAACTCGGATGGGAGCAGAGCTACCTGGGATACCCCACCACGGACGAGCTCAACATCGGCGGCCTGGACACCTCGTGGATCTCGACCTTCGCCGGCGCGCCCGGCATGACGCCCGGAGCGATCACCTTCACCGGCTCGGCGGGCACCCACGAGATGCACGGTGCCATCTACCAGCGCTACCTCGCCCTCGGCGGGCACAACGTCGTCGGGTTCCCCACGACGGACGAGACGGCGACCCCGGTCAAGCCCGGACGGTACAACCACTTCGTCCTGCCCTCGGGCGGCACCGAACCGTACCTGTCGATCTACTGGAGCCCGGAGACCGGCGCGCACGAGGTGCACGGCGACATCCGCGCCAAGTGGTCCCGACTGGGTTGGGAGAACAGCTACCTGGGCTTCCCGACCAGTGACGAGTTCACCGTCGCCGCCGGGCGCCGCTCCAGCTTCACCGGCGGCTACATCCGCTGGAACGGCGTCGCGGGCGGCTCGACCGACTACCACGGCGGTGACGAACGCCCGATGGCCCGCACCAATGTGGCCGGCGACTTCAACGGCGACGGACGCGACGACGTCGCCACCTTCGTCGACTACGGCACCTGCGCCATGGGCATCTGGACGTTCACCACCGGCCCCGACGGCAAACCCGCGAACCCGGTCGAGCGCAAGAGCTGGCCCAAGGACTGGTGGTGCTACGGCAGCGCCAAGTACCTGGCGGGAGACTTCAACGGCGACGGACGCGACGACCTGGCCGCCCTGTACGGCTACGGGGACGGCCGGGTGAAGATCTTCACCTGGTTCAGCCGGTCGGACGGTTCCTTCGACGAGCAACTGGGCCGCGACGTACCGCCCGGCAACTGGAGCTGGAACGCGATCAAGCCGGTCACCGGCGACTTCAACGGTGACCACCGCGACGACATCGCCTTCCTGTACGACTTCGGCAACTGCGACTCCGGCCTGTTCACCCTCTACGGCCAGACCAGCGGCAGCTTCGCCACCGAACTCGCGAGCTACCGCTCCGGCGCGGGCAACTGGTGCGCGGTGTCCTCCACCCTGCTGGCCGGTGACTTCGACAAGGACGGCCGCAGCGACATCGGCGTCATGTACGACTACGGCAACGGCAACGCCCGGCTGCTCACATTCCGCGCCCGCCCCGACGGCGGATTCAACGCCGCGTCCATCGCCTGGACCGGCGCCCCGAACGACTGGTGGCCCGAGCGCGCGAAGTACGCCGCCGGTGACTTCAACGGCGACGGCTACGCCGACATCGGCGCCGTCTACAGCTACCCCGACGGCCGCGTCCGCTTCTTCACCTTCACCGGCCGGCCCGACGGCACGGTCAGCGGCTTCACCGGCGGCTGGGACATCCCGCCCGGCAACTGGGACTGGAACGCGCTCACCCTCACCGGAGGCAAGTACGACGGCGACAACCGTGCCGACCTGACGTTCATGTACGACTACGGCGACACCCGCTTCAGCCTCGCCGTCGTCCCCGGCCGCCCCGACGGCACGTTCACCGGCAACCTGCCCGGCTGGGAGACCGCGGCCGGCCTCTGGTAG
- a CDS encoding trypco2 family protein, whose protein sequence is MDVPLADAVAAVRDELLEAAARAGDDPGVVFAVGPVEMEFEVEVRADAKAKAKFKLWAVGAEAEAGVSRGRTHRVSFTLTPKRADGGDLLVHSARERPEGPGDVSGRIPD, encoded by the coding sequence ATGGATGTTCCGCTGGCGGATGCGGTCGCTGCGGTGCGCGACGAACTGTTGGAGGCGGCCGCGCGGGCGGGCGACGACCCCGGGGTGGTGTTCGCGGTGGGGCCGGTGGAGATGGAGTTCGAGGTCGAGGTGCGCGCCGATGCGAAGGCGAAGGCCAAGTTCAAGCTGTGGGCGGTCGGCGCCGAGGCCGAGGCGGGCGTCTCGCGGGGCCGCACCCACCGGGTGTCCTTCACTCTGACCCCCAAGCGCGCTGACGGCGGCGACCTGCTCGTCCACTCCGCGCGGGAGCGCCCCGAAGGGCCCGGTGACGTGTCGGGGCGTATCCCGGACTGA
- a CDS encoding tetratricopeptide repeat protein, with the protein MPDEAQRTGRPVEAAQLYGEVNPGSGFVGNQYVMDLHTNGAGWLDNGSSPWGGLSGAAVFCDRYLTGVVASDRANSAHSRLNVVPAYVLHHDPAFRTALTKHGGGPAGGLAAVEFQDVTDPTVHAAVRRAPVTPAALLEAGRQIVPFHGREDLLAGLRAWCDQDGFGAWLLHGPGGQGKTRLAHHLGHELTLQGWTVLWPRAAARPGQLLELRRTAKPLLVVLDYAETRPEQLGSLVEAAAEHPGTSPFKLLLLARTAGDWWQQARAGSQQAEELLAAARTRRLAPLEDDPARRVGHYHDAARALATALPSVAGLTEHTWTAAAAALTLPRQLARDTAYGNALTLHMTALADLLDTARTEPAGNGNGNEDEDVQDVEDRLLGHEARYWRDTAATRGLTPAVGMNTLRTALAAAHLTGATDDEGADLLWRRLPVLADQPRDRRDQVTAWLATLYPSTSSRADGAPWGALQPDRLAERHIGRTLLAAPRLADQLLDGADDAQSAQLLTVYSRATTHPALRQLDGRLTDLCVRHHKILAPHIITTATRTDHPTPLITALDTLTTHPDTTLDTLTTVHGLFPRTSHRLTTTAVRLTHIITGHYRALADANPDAHLPDLAASLNNLSIRLGDAGRRAEGLVAVEEAVAIRRALADANPDAYLPDLATSLNNLSADLGEMGRRAEGLAAVEEAVGHYRTLAQANPDAHLPRLAGALNNLSANLGEMGRRAEGLVAVEEAVGHYRTLAEANPDAHLPDLATALNNLSNRLADAGRQEEGLAAVQEAAGHYRALAEANPDAHLPDLATALNNLSVRLADADRRAEGLAAVEEAVGHYRTLAQANPDAHLPRLAGALNNLSVDLGEMGRWEEGLVAVEEAVGHYRTLAQANPDAHLPDLAMALNNLSNRLADVGRREEGLAAVQEATGHYRTLAEANADLFGPALQESLDTAVWLEGLEP; encoded by the coding sequence GTGCCGGACGAGGCCCAGCGCACGGGCCGCCCGGTCGAGGCCGCCCAGCTGTACGGGGAAGTGAACCCGGGCAGTGGGTTCGTCGGCAACCAGTACGTCATGGACCTGCACACCAACGGGGCCGGGTGGCTGGACAACGGCAGCTCGCCGTGGGGCGGCCTGTCGGGGGCGGCGGTGTTCTGCGACCGGTACCTGACCGGCGTCGTCGCCTCCGACCGGGCCAACTCCGCACACAGCCGCCTCAACGTCGTGCCCGCCTACGTCCTGCACCACGACCCCGCCTTCCGCACCGCCCTCACCAAGCACGGCGGCGGCCCTGCGGGCGGACTGGCGGCGGTGGAGTTCCAGGACGTCACCGACCCCACCGTCCACGCCGCCGTCCGGCGCGCCCCGGTCACACCGGCCGCCCTGCTGGAAGCCGGACGCCAGATTGTCCCCTTCCACGGCCGCGAGGACCTGCTTGCAGGACTGCGGGCCTGGTGCGACCAGGACGGGTTCGGGGCGTGGCTGCTGCACGGCCCGGGAGGGCAGGGCAAGACCCGGCTCGCCCACCACCTCGGCCACGAACTCACCCTCCAGGGCTGGACGGTGCTGTGGCCGCGCGCCGCTGCCCGCCCCGGCCAGTTGCTGGAGCTGCGACGGACGGCGAAGCCGCTGCTGGTCGTCCTCGACTACGCCGAGACCCGCCCCGAACAACTCGGCTCCCTCGTCGAGGCCGCCGCCGAACACCCCGGCACCAGCCCCTTCAAACTCCTGCTCCTGGCCCGCACCGCCGGCGACTGGTGGCAGCAGGCCCGCGCGGGAAGCCAGCAGGCCGAGGAACTCCTCGCCGCCGCCCGCACCCGCCGCCTCGCACCGCTGGAGGACGACCCCGCCCGGCGTGTCGGCCACTACCACGACGCCGCCCGCGCCCTCGCCACCGCGCTCCCGTCCGTCGCGGGCCTCACCGAGCACACCTGGACCGCAGCTGCCGCAGCCCTGACGCTGCCCCGGCAGCTGGCTCGGGACACCGCCTACGGGAACGCGCTCACCCTCCACATGACCGCCCTCGCCGATCTCCTCGATACCGCCCGCACCGAACCTGCAGGCAATGGCAACGGCAACGAGGACGAGGACGTGCAGGACGTCGAGGACCGGCTCCTCGGCCACGAAGCCCGCTACTGGCGCGACACCGCCGCCACCCGTGGCCTCACCCCCGCTGTCGGCATGAACACCCTGAGGACCGCGCTCGCCGCAGCGCATCTCACCGGCGCCACCGACGACGAAGGCGCCGATCTGCTGTGGCGGCGCCTGCCCGTTCTCGCGGACCAGCCCCGCGACCGCCGCGACCAGGTCACCGCCTGGCTCGCCACCCTCTACCCCTCCACCTCAAGCAGGGCCGACGGAGCACCCTGGGGCGCCCTGCAGCCCGACCGTCTCGCCGAACGCCACATCGGCCGCACCCTCCTGGCCGCACCCCGCCTCGCCGACCAACTCCTCGACGGCGCCGACGACGCCCAGAGCGCCCAGCTCCTCACCGTATACAGCCGCGCCACCACCCACCCCGCCCTCCGCCAGCTCGACGGCCGGCTCACCGACCTCTGCGTCCGCCACCACAAGATTCTGGCACCGCACATCATCACCACCGCCACCCGCACCGACCACCCCACACCCCTCATCACCGCCCTCGACACCCTCACCACCCACCCCGACACCACCCTCGACACCCTCACTACGGTTCACGGTCTGTTCCCCCGGACCAGCCATCGCCTCACCACCACCGCGGTCCGCCTCACCCACATCATCACCGGCCACTACCGCGCGCTGGCCGATGCGAACCCGGACGCCCACCTGCCCGACCTCGCCGCATCCCTCAACAACCTCTCCATCCGGCTCGGCGATGCCGGTCGGCGGGCGGAGGGCCTGGTTGCCGTCGAGGAAGCCGTCGCCATCCGCCGCGCGCTGGCCGACGCCAACCCGGACGCCTACCTGCCCGACCTCGCCACGTCCCTCAACAACCTCTCCGCCGACCTCGGTGAAATGGGCCGGCGGGCGGAGGGCCTGGCCGCGGTCGAGGAAGCCGTCGGCCACTACCGCACCCTCGCCCAAGCCAACCCGGACGCCCACCTGCCCCGCCTCGCTGGGGCCCTCAACAACCTCTCCGCCAACCTCGGTGAAATGGGCCGGCGGGCGGAGGGCCTGGTTGCCGTCGAGGAAGCCGTCGGTCACTACCGCACCCTCGCCGAGGCGAACCCGGACGCCCACCTGCCCGACCTCGCCACAGCCCTCAACAACCTCTCCAACCGGCTCGCCGACGCCGGCCGACAGGAGGAGGGCCTGGCCGCCGTCCAAGAAGCCGCCGGCCACTACCGTGCCCTGGCCGAGGCCAACCCGGACGCCCACCTGCCCGACCTCGCCACAGCCCTCAACAACCTCTCCGTCCGGCTCGCCGACGCCGACCGGCGGGCGGAGGGCCTGGCCGCGGTCGAGGAAGCCGTCGGCCACTACCGCACCCTCGCCCAAGCCAACCCGGACGCCCACCTGCCCCGCCTCGCTGGGGCCCTCAACAACCTCTCCGTCGACCTCGGTGAAATGGGCCGGTGGGAGGAGGGCCTGGTTGCCGTCGAGGAAGCCGTCGGCCACTACCGCACCCTCGCCCAAGCCAACCCGGACGCCCACCTGCCCGACCTCGCCATGGCGCTCAACAACCTCTCCAACCGGCTCGCCGATGTGGGCCGGCGGGAGGAGGGCCTGGCCGCCGTCCAGGAAGCCACCGGCCACTACCGCACCCTGGCCGAGGCGAACGCCGATCTCTTCGGACCAGCCTTGCAAGAGTCCTTGGACACTGCCGTCTGGCTTGAAGGACTCGAACCGTAG
- a CDS encoding trypco2 family protein, whose amino-acid sequence MDVPLADAVAAVRDELLEAAARAADDPQVVFAVGPVEMEFEVELRADAKAEVGFKLWAVGAETEAGFSRARTHRVSFTLAPKRPDGSDLLVSSTAPGPEGPGYSTGRIDG is encoded by the coding sequence GTGGATGTTCCGCTGGCGGACGCAGTCGCGGCGGTGCGCGACGAACTGCTGGAAGCCGCCGCACGGGCAGCTGACGATCCGCAGGTGGTGTTCGCGGTCGGGCCGGTGGAGATGGAGTTCGAGGTCGAACTGCGTGCCGACGCGAAGGCCGAGGTCGGCTTCAAGCTCTGGGCGGTCGGAGCGGAGACCGAGGCCGGCTTCTCCCGTGCCCGCACCCACCGGGTCTCCTTCACCCTCGCCCCCAAGCGCCCCGACGGCAGCGACCTGCTCGTCAGCTCCACCGCGCCGGGCCCTGAGGGCCCCGGCTACAGCACCGGGCGCATCGACGGCTGA